The genome window GGGTCGGTCATGTTGCAGAAGATCTGTTCAACCCCTAGCCCGGGCGCCGTAAGGAGCTGGCCGCTGCTGGCGGCCGCCATGTGCTGCAGCACCGGCCACTCGACCTGCAGATTCCAGGCGTAATCGTACTCGCCCGTCTCCAGCACCGCTCGTGCCGCAGACGTCGCATCCCCGCCGCCCTTGAGCTGCACCTGGCTGAAAGCGGGCTTACTCGGGTCGCGATAGTACGGATTGATTCGATAGACGACGAGATCGCCGGAGCGGAAGCTCTCCACCACGTACGGCCCGGTCCCAAACGGCATCGAGTTAAATGGCGCGTTTCGTGCATTGGTTCCCACGTACGCATCCAAGGCGTGCCTGGGCAGGATCGTCCCTTCCAGCCCGACAAACGGCAGGTACCAGGCTGGCGTCGGGGTCTTGAACGTGATTTTCACCGTATAGGGATCGAGCGGCTCCACTTTCGCGATGTTAGTGTAGGTGCCGTACGTGGTTGCCCCTGTCTCCCTATTGGCCACGAACTGGTAGGTGAACACGACGTCGTCCGACGTAAAGGGCCGACCGTCGGCCCAGCGGATGCCGCGCTTCAGCGTGTAAATGACCGACGAACCGTTCGGCGCCACGTGACCGTTGGCCCGCGAGGGCACGGTTGCCGCGAGAACCGGGCTGAGCGTCCCCGCCGCGTCGACGGTAAGCAGCGGTTCGCAGCACAGACGGGCGGCGTGCCAGTCCTTGCTTCCCAGGGCGACGTGCGGGTTCAGGATGGTCGGAGCCTGCCAGTAGAGAAGCTTGAGCGTCCCGTCGGCTCCACGGGTCGTCGCGGCGGCCCGGACAGGCCTCGGAGTCGCGGCGGTGATTACGGACGCGATCCCACCGCCCAAGATCCCAAGGGCGATCATACGAGCCAGCGCCTCGCGGCGACCCAACCGCCCAGTCTCAGCGGCTTCGCCGTGTCGTGTCAGATCCTTCAATCTTATCTCCTCCCTCCATTCGCACCATTGGTACACAACAACGCAATAGCCCCGTCGTTGGATCACCGCGCCGACGGGCGCACTGTGTCCATTCGGCATTCACCGAAGACCTCGCGCTTGTGAGTCGGACGAATTCCTACGTACCCTCCCTACCCCGAGTAAAAGCGATTTCCTATTGTAAGCACTTTCATGATGTATGTGAAAGTCGCTCGGATCGTGGCAAGCCCCCGGCAGGGTCAGCCCCGTTCCGTTTCTGCGGGCTTCGGGAATGTGATCTTCGATTCCCTTGCCGAGCGCACTGACGACGTTAGCGACCGGGACGTTTCGCCAAAGCCCTTCACGCCTCTCCGGGGACTCCAGCGACCGACAGCCCCCTCGAACACGAAGAGGTACGCCTTGACCGTACGACACGGCCTTCTCCGCATTCGATTGTCGGGATCAGGGTGAGTCCGGCGACGTACTGCGTTCGCGCTGCACCGGCGGGCACGGACCCGTATGAACAAAACACGCAACAGTCCCCCGCCTTCGGCCTGAGCGTCGCCCCGCACCCGCGACACTGATACACGATTTGACAGGCGTCGGCTGGCATGCGTTCCGTGGCCATCGTCCCACACATCGGACAGGTTACGACAGACTCTTCAAGCACCCGCATGGCACCACCCCTCGGGACGTATGGCGCTGGTGCGCGTCCGTTCGCCGTGTCGATCGTGCGCTCCTGTAGCCATGGGGCGTCCGCTCCCCCTCGCCTTCGCAGACAGAGCAAGGCCGCGCCCGATCTTGCGACGTGGCCCCCTGGTCTCGTGGCGCTCCCAGCTCTTAGTTACCACTGGACGAGCGCTAGTGCTTGCCGTTCCCGCCACCCATCCCGCCATCGCCACCACCATTGCCGTTCCCGCCAGCCATCCCGCCTCCGTTGCCACCATTCCCGTTGCCGTTCCCCATCCCATTGCCACCACTGTTGCCGCCGTTATTACCTCCGTTCGCGTCGCCACCGCTACTCCCGTTCCCGCCACCCATTCCGCCCCCGCTGCCACCATCATTGCCGTTAGCGTGTCCACCGGGGTTGCCACGACCAGCGCTATGCCCGGTTGAGTTGCCACCATGGTTCTCCGCCGCCGCGTCGTCGTGTAGTTCCTTCTCGTTGTGCGACGCCTGGCTCACCAACTCTCCAATCGTTACGCCGTCCGGCAGCGCTCCTTCCGCCTTGAGCATCGACGCCGATGACTGCGCATTCGACGAGGAGTTCCTCCCATTTCCATGGGGCACGGAGGCCGCCTTCAAGCAGACGGACGTTGTCAGCGGCCGGAGCGGGCTGGTCATGCTCCACGGGAATGCCCGCCTGCCTCTCACCGACTTCAGTGGACGCGGTGGAGACTTGCCGCAAGGGGTAGGTCGCCGCCGGGCCGAGGGTTTCGTCCCCGGGCGGCGTCCATTCATCTTCGGCCCCACCGATGGGGGTACCAGCGTGCGGATACCCTTCTGCGTCGGGAGTCTGGAATGGGACCTGGCCGAAGGCGAGGTATTCCGCGAACCGTTTGGCGGACAAACCCTCGAGTGCGCAGTCGACAAGCGTCAGGAAGGCGCGCCCGGCCGGATCCGGCCGGGTTGTTCCCTGAACGAAGTAGGCTGGGATACCAGCGCGGGCAAGTGCGGTTTCAAGGAGCGGCGCGCAGGCGCCGGGTTTGCGCAGCAGCACTGCCATACGGTCGAAGGCGATGCCGTTGCGCGCTTCTTCGAGGACGAGGCGTGCGATCTCAACCGACTCACGGCCTTCGCCGGGGGCGGAAAAGAGGACGACCTTGCCCGTCCGCGCCCCTCGCAGAAACGTAGGATGCCGCGCGATCCCGGAACCGACCGGTCGCGTCCACGCACGTGCGGCCGTTCGCGATCGGACATTCGGAGGTTACCCGTCACTGCGGAACTCGAATGCATCGATGTGCCCCATGACGGCCAGCATCGCTCCGTACTGCGCCTGCACCAGTGTCCGGGTGGGAATAGCAGTGTAGCATAGGTGCGACTCGACATCACTGAGCCAAGTGGTGAGCCATCGCTCCAGTCGCTGCTGTGCGTCGATCACTGCTGGCGCGCGCTGTGTTTGCAAGTGTGCCGCAAGCGCGCGGTTCAGCATGCTCGCCATAAGTACCTTGTAATACGTCTTGACGTAGAATTCATCAGCTCGCTGCGCCACGGTCGCGGGCTGCGACATACCAGGTGCTTCTTTGGCCCACGTTCGCTTGCTCTCAATTGACTTGGACTGATAGGCTACGAACGACGAAAAGGCCCTCATCAATCTGGTGCCCTGTACCACCTCGCCCGAGACCTCGGCGAGCAGGCCGGAGAGGGCATCCAGCATGTCGCGCGTCCGTTCAACACCGCTAAGAATCACGGCACCTTTCGTTTCTGTCGTCGGCGTCTGGTCCGAGATGTCCGGACTCTGAAAGTACGGTAGCTCCGTGATTAAGACCGTGGGCAGGCGATCGGGGGCACGGAACGACGTCAGGTAGTCCCAACTCGATCCGCCGCCGGCGATGTGCTCCACGGGGTTTCCCGACGCATACTGCGCATGATAGTCATACGCATCGCGAACGCTCGGGATCCGATACACGGCGGGCGCCCACTCGACTGCCCAAGGCATCTCCGGCTCGCCGAGCGACAATACCAATCCGAGTTCGTGCGGAATCTGGTGGAGCAACGCGTACGCCGCGTCCAGGCGACGAGACGGGTAGTAATAGACGCCGCCGAATCCGGCGTTGTGGAGCGAGTACACGAAATCTGGCGACGTGTCACGCAAGGCGGACATCAGCGCCCGAGTCTCTGGGAGCGGCTTGTCCCAGGCGAACGCATGACAAGCGTCAACCTGCCTCTAATAGAGAACCGCTCTGCTCGTCTGCAACAGGTAGCCGCCGAGCTGCTTAAGCTCTGTACAAGCGACGGTCATCGGCGGGTGATCCCGGACCCGCGTCACCCCTGGAACAGAAGTTCATCGGAAGCACCGAAAGGCGTGAAAAGGTCGTCAACACCTTAAGGTACACGCAGAGCAACTCTATTAGGGGGGAACGTTGCTCGAGGAACTCACACGCTCATTAGTATTGTTGGGGCGGTAGTGACTTTTTCCAAGGGGGACAAGAAATCATGAGGGTTCGATACTACAATCACGGCCGCCGCGATCGCTCAATCGTCGCGCTGACGTTTGACGACGGTCCCAATCCACCGCGGACAGATCAATTGCTCGAAATCCTATCTGCAAAGAACGCACGAGCCTCCTTCTTCGTCATTGGCAAGTGGGTGGAGCGATTCCCGAAGGCGCTAGAACGCATCGTAGAGGCCGGGCACGTCGTAGGCAATCAGAGCTACTCGCATATCAGGAATATCGGCGACTTCG of bacterium contains these proteins:
- a CDS encoding peptide ABC transporter substrate-binding protein, yielding MKDLTRHGEAAETGRLGRREALARMIALGILGGGIASVITAATPRPVRAAATTRGADGTLKLLYWQAPTILNPHVALGSKDWHAARLCCEPLLTVDAAGTLSPVLAATVPSRANGHVAPNGSSVIYTLKRGIRWADGRPFTSDDVVFTYQFVANRETGATTYGTYTNIAKVEPLDPYTVKITFKTPTPAWYLPFVGLEGTILPRHALDAYVGTNARNAPFNSMPFGTGPYVVESFRSGDLVVYRINPYYRDPSKPAFSQVQLKGGGDATSAARAVLETGEYDYAWNLQVEWPVLQHMAAASSGQLLTAPGLGVEQIFCNMTDPNKTVDGQRSSLKAPHPFLTDVKVRQALALAIDRQAIAQQLYGLEAEATPNILTIPTNFASKRTKLVFDLASANRLLDDAGYRRGADGVRAKSGVRLEMMFQTSVDSLRQKEQEIVKAGWAQIGIATTLKAVDASTFFSSAPGNNDTFPHFYTDVEMLTTGPLGPFPASYMARFYSADPAKNIAQKENNWSGLNISRWVDVQYNQWYEQVLVELDPRKSTDLWIKMNDRVVDQAVSIPLADRKIVSARAKSLNVGQNLTPFDTDTRNIADWRRV
- a CDS encoding GDCCVxC domain-containing (seleno)protein — encoded protein: MRVLEESVVTCPMCGTMATERMPADACQIVYQCRGCGATLRPKAGDCCVFCSYGSVPAGAARTQYVAGLTLIPTIECGEGRVVRSRRTSSCSRGLSVAGVPGEA